From the Anaeromyxobacter dehalogenans 2CP-1 genome, the window GTGCGCCGCCGGCATCATCAGGCGGAACACGGCCACGGCCGCCAGGCACTCCTCCGGCGTGATGGCCTTCAGGTGCGCCATGGGCGTGCCGGCGCGCGGGTTGAGGAAGTTCACCGGCACGCAGTCCACGCCGAGGTCGCGGACCTCCTCGGCGAACTCCACGCGCTGCTCCGGGGTCTCGCCCATGCCCAGGATGCCGCCGGAGCAGAGCTTCAGCCCGAGCCCCTTCGCGGCGCGGATGGTCTCGAGCTGCTCGTCGAACGTGTGCGTCGTGCAGACGTTCTCGAAGTGGCTGCGCGCGGTCTCGAGGTTGTGGTGGTAGTGCATGAGCCCGGCGTCCTTCAGCCGCCGCAGCTCCGGCTCGCGCATGAGGCCGAGCGAGGCGCAGGGCTCCACCGCGGTCTCCGCCCGCAGCCGCCGCAGCGCCTCCTCGACGGTCGCGAGCTCCTGCTCCCGCGCCAGGCGCGTCCCGCTCGCCACGATCGAGAACTCGCGCGCGCCGGCCCGCTCCGCCTTGTGCGCCTGCTCCACGATCTCGCCGGCGCCGATCATCGGGTACACGGGCGCGTCGGCGCCCTCGAAGCGCGCCGACTGCGAGCAGAAGCCGCAGTCCTCGGGGCAGCGGCCGCTCTTCGCGTTCGTGATGCCGCACAGCGCGACCTCGTCGCCGTGCACCGCGCGCCGGACCGCCTCGGCCCGGTCGAGCAGCGCCTCGAGCTCGGGGCCTGACGTGTGGTGGATGAGGCGGCGGGCCTCGTCACCGGAGATCGGCGTGATGCCGGGCGGCAGCGTCCTGGAAGCGGTCTCGCACATGGGGCCCGCACGATAGACAGGCGGGGATCCGCTCGTCAACCAGGCGGTCGCACGTGGGTTGACGACCCCCAACCAGGCAGGGGGCGCCTCCTCCGGACCGCGCACCGCCCGGCGGGCACGCGCCTGCCGCGGCCCGCTTCCACCTCGCGCCGCGTGCGTACCTTTCGATGCAAGGGAGGGGGCCGCATGCTCTGGACGATCACAGTCATCCTGCTCGTGCTGTGGGCGGTGGGCCTGGTATCGGGCGCCACCGTCGGTTGGTGGGTGCACCTGCTGCTCATCCTCGCCGTGATCACGCTCATCCTGGCGGTGATCCGGCGCGGCTCCGCAGCGGTATAGGGCGCGCGCCGGGCGCGATCACGCGATCAGGGGCACGCGCCCGGCGCGCCTTCACTGCACCAGCCCCGCTGGAACGCCGGGCCGGGGGGCGGCGCGCCGTGGCTGTCGCGGCCGAACGCGCCGGTCGCGCCCCAGCGGCCGGGCCACGCGAGGAACGCGACGCGCGGCGCCGCGCGCTCGCCCACGTTCACCACGCCGCCGAAGCCGGGCGCCGCGGGCCGCCAGACGGCGCAGCCCGCGGTCGTCGCGCGCGCCGGCTCGGCCTCCGGGCAGAGCCGCTCCCACGGCGGCGCGTCGTCCGGCGAGGCATAGCTCGCGTGCGTGCCGTGCGCGGAGAGCACCACGGGGTGATCCCCCTCGCGCCGCAGCGCGCCCCACGCGAACCACGGACCCGGCTGCGCGTCGGCGTGGCGCGCCAGCCAGGCGCCCAGCGGCCGGCCCGCGGGATCCAGGCGCACCGTGACGTGCTCCCAGTCGCCGTCGTGGTCGAACGCCCAGAACGCCGCGTTGAACGGGTAGAGGAACCAGTACTGGAGCAGCACCCCGCCGTCCGGGGCCCGGAAGGCATGCCCGTAGGCCGTCCAGTCGGAGGCATCCGAGCTGCCGGCCTGCGCACCCGCGGCGAGGCGCAGGCGCGCCCCCGGCTCCTC encodes:
- the bioB gene encoding biotin synthase BioB, with the translated sequence MCETASRTLPPGITPISGDEARRLIHHTSGPELEALLDRAEAVRRAVHGDEVALCGITNAKSGRCPEDCGFCSQSARFEGADAPVYPMIGAGEIVEQAHKAERAGAREFSIVASGTRLAREQELATVEEALRRLRAETAVEPCASLGLMREPELRRLKDAGLMHYHHNLETARSHFENVCTTHTFDEQLETIRAAKGLGLKLCSGGILGMGETPEQRVEFAEEVRDLGVDCVPVNFLNPRAGTPMAHLKAITPEECLAAVAVFRLMMPAAHIFVMGGREVNLGDRQDLIFRAGANGTMVGNYLTSAGRAPDLTVGMVERQGLTLRPPDTGKAWAFDGHAPSDADWNRKAAEPRPRPLPVVR
- a CDS encoding lmo0937 family membrane protein, producing the protein MLWTITVILLVLWAVGLVSGATVGWWVHLLLILAVITLILAVIRRGSAAV